Proteins from a genomic interval of Methanobacteriaceae archaeon:
- a CDS encoding PAS domain S-box protein — translation MQEEYSHMGGGVTEDSDHFELKKSFLNEYEMLSEDIRNSNQFLNLLLDQNPDPWYLYDLKGFLIDCNKSFEDLVGYTRVDLVGKCFLQLKLLPLIQRARAKIILDKNAAGMISGPDEFEFITKNGELINVELKNSLVDIKNRKLVLVTIRDVEKHLKKEKELESRTEAREKMIEELYRQIEKNLQIVTSLMNLQKAHMRDDKDAELLQDTHNRVKSIRKAYEKLIQSPELTRINFAEYSKSILSGLLSTYAPEPGNIGLNVELEDTFMDMSTSIPLGMILTELVSNSFRHAFKPNIMGEIRIIFKNYPDYYVLRVQDNGDGFPDDVNFDRTHSLGLQLVKSLVNQIDGNMKRKLSGGTCFSIEVPKLGSLELDRIYE, via the coding sequence ATGCAGGAAGAGTATTCTCATATGGGGGGAGGAGTTACTGAAGATAGTGATCACTTTGAATTAAAAAAATCATTCTTAAATGAATATGAGATGTTAAGTGAGGATATTAGGAATTCCAATCAATTTTTAAATTTATTACTAGACCAAAATCCAGATCCTTGGTATTTATATGACTTGAAGGGATTTTTAATTGACTGTAACAAATCTTTTGAAGACTTGGTAGGTTACACTCGAGTTGATTTAGTTGGTAAATGTTTTTTGCAACTAAAATTACTACCGCTTATCCAAAGAGCCAGAGCTAAGATTATTCTGGATAAAAATGCGGCAGGTATGATCAGTGGCCCAGATGAATTTGAATTCATAACTAAAAATGGGGAACTGATTAATGTTGAACTTAAAAATTCTTTAGTTGACATAAAAAATCGAAAATTAGTTCTGGTAACTATAAGGGATGTTGAAAAGCATTTAAAGAAAGAGAAAGAGCTGGAAAGTCGCACTGAAGCTCGAGAAAAAATGATTGAGGAACTTTATCGGCAAATTGAAAAAAATTTGCAGATTGTAACCAGCCTTATGAATCTCCAAAAAGCTCACATGAGGGACGATAAGGATGCTGAACTTCTTCAAGATACTCATAATCGTGTTAAATCTATTAGAAAAGCTTATGAAAAGCTTATTCAATCTCCAGAGCTTACTCGTATTAATTTTGCAGAATATTCTAAAAGTATTCTCTCCGGCCTTTTAAGTACCTATGCTCCAGAGCCAGGTAATATAGGGTTAAATGTTGAATTAGAAGATACTTTCATGGATATGAGTACTTCTATTCCTTTGGGTATGATTTTAACGGAATTAGTTTCTAATAGTTTTAGACACGCTTTTAAACCGAATATAATGGGTGAAATAAGAATTATTTTTAAAAATTATCCAGATTACTATGTTTTAAGGGTTCAGGATAATGGTGATGGATTCCCTGATGATGTTAATTTTGATAGAACACATTCGCTGGGCCTGCAACTGGTTAAAAGTTTAGTAAATCAGATAGATGGTAATATGAAAAGAAAACTGTCCGGCGGGACTTGTTTTTCAATAGAAGTCCCTAAATTGGGAAGTCTAGAGCTGGATCGGATTTATGAGTGA
- a CDS encoding UPF0104 family protein, with product MKHKGLILILVGIGIIAAMIIFIGPEKILNALEKANPIFIILAILVQFLVYGLWALRWSITTNSVKINVKKRHLLPMLMVGLAVNNITPSGRGGGEPVRAYILSKYSKCSMESSFATVIADRGLDMFPFIVLAVITIFAVMMTFSLPFWVLLSLIIAVILLIVIFVLIFYTSLNKKAGEKFTRWVLKLIRRFYRKNPEKLEKKALSAINEFQFTMKIMLKDRKVMLYGIPLSFLIWFFEIMRVYLVFSAFGMDISLILIAEVFIIASLIGMIPLLPGGLGAVDGIMIILYSAAGVPPSISAAATVLERLISFWMTSIIGIACLPYFGSGVIEKISKKI from the coding sequence ATGAAACACAAAGGACTAATTTTAATACTGGTTGGCATAGGGATTATAGCAGCCATGATAATATTCATAGGCCCAGAGAAAATCTTAAATGCATTGGAAAAGGCAAATCCAATTTTTATAATCTTAGCAATACTTGTTCAATTCCTTGTTTATGGCTTGTGGGCATTGAGATGGTCAATAACCACTAACTCCGTCAAAATAAATGTTAAGAAAAGACATCTTTTACCTATGCTCATGGTGGGACTTGCAGTAAACAATATCACTCCTAGTGGCAGAGGAGGAGGAGAACCGGTCAGGGCTTATATTTTAAGCAAATATTCTAAATGTTCCATGGAATCTTCATTTGCAACAGTGATTGCAGATAGGGGCCTGGATATGTTCCCATTTATCGTTTTAGCAGTCATAACTATTTTTGCGGTTATGATGACTTTTAGTCTGCCGTTTTGGGTTCTTTTAAGTTTAATTATCGCTGTAATACTACTTATTGTAATTTTTGTACTGATTTTTTATACATCTTTAAACAAAAAAGCAGGAGAAAAATTCACGCGATGGGTTTTAAAACTTATAAGAAGGTTTTACCGGAAAAATCCGGAAAAACTTGAAAAAAAAGCTTTAAGTGCCATAAATGAATTTCAGTTCACCATGAAAATAATGCTGAAAGATAGGAAAGTAATGTTATATGGTATTCCACTTTCATTTTTGATCTGGTTTTTTGAAATAATGAGGGTTTATCTGGTATTTTCCGCCTTTGGAATGGATATATCATTAATTTTAATAGCAGAAGTTTTTATAATTGCCAGTTTAATTGGAATGATTCCATTACTTCCGGGAGGCCTAGGGGCGGTTGACGGGATTATGATAATACTTTATTCTGCTGCGGGTGTCCCTCCTTCGATTAGTGCCGCGGCCACTGTTCTGGAACGATTAATATCATTTTGGATGACTTCTATTATAGGGATCGCATGTTTGCCTTATTTCGGGTCTGGTGTTATTGAAAAAATATCAAAGAAAATATAA
- a CDS encoding slipin family protein yields the protein MDLLTIIIILAAILIIIGLSVKVVNQYERGVVFRLGKVIGVREPGLRIIIPLVDRMVKPSLRIVTMPIPAQKIITQDNVTIDVAAVAYFKVVDAYKAVVEIENYNRAVNQISQTTVRSVVGQFTLDQVLSDTPHVNQKIQEIIDGHSEPWGIKVTTVEIKDIKLPESMQRAIALQAEAEREKRAKIISAEGEYLAAGKLGDAADIITEHPVALQLRIMQVLSNIAAEKNSTIVFPAQLLNSIRDIKDFLGSELSVMEEEKKSK from the coding sequence ATGGATTTGCTTACTATAATTATTATATTGGCAGCCATACTGATTATTATCGGACTTTCTGTCAAGGTTGTGAACCAGTACGAACGAGGAGTCGTTTTTAGACTGGGTAAAGTAATAGGTGTTAGAGAACCAGGACTTAGAATAATTATTCCTCTGGTTGATCGTATGGTAAAGCCTTCACTTAGAATAGTTACTATGCCTATCCCTGCTCAGAAAATCATTACACAAGATAATGTAACCATTGATGTGGCCGCAGTGGCCTATTTTAAAGTGGTGGATGCATATAAAGCAGTAGTAGAGATTGAAAACTACAACCGAGCAGTAAATCAGATTTCTCAGACCACTGTTAGAAGTGTGGTAGGACAATTTACATTAGACCAAGTTTTATCAGATACCCCTCATGTCAACCAAAAAATTCAGGAAATTATAGATGGACACAGCGAACCATGGGGAATTAAAGTTACCACCGTGGAAATAAAAGATATTAAATTGCCAGAAAGCATGCAAAGGGCTATTGCTCTACAAGCTGAAGCTGAAAGAGAGAAAAGAGCCAAAATTATCTCTGCAGAAGGAGAATATCTGGCAGCAGGTAAATTAGGGGATGCTGCAGATATCATTACTGAACATCCAGTAGCTCTGCAGCTGCGGATTATGCAAGTACTCAGTAACATCGCTGCCGAGAAAAACTCAACCATTGTGTTCCCTGCACAATTACTCAACAGTATACGGGACATTAAAGACTTCCTAGGGTCTGAATTGAGTGTTATGGAAGAAGAAAAAAAATCTAAATAA
- a CDS encoding TrkH family potassium uptake protein, producing the protein MKYFGKRDFFVVSEYLGGIMQGIGVVVILPIIVSLIYGENNYISFIIPSAISITIGTLIKQIVPSGGSIRLKHGMIIAALAWLWAALIGSLVMIIGLKMGFIDAYFENMSAWTGSGLSIFLDVEILPKSILFLRSLEQWIGGVGVVIVVIGILIRPGTAASRLYKSEAREERIKPSIPNTVKTIWWIYLFYTILGIVLYGLAGMSLFDAINNTMTNLSTGGMSIKNGNIGAYGSDLITMITIFLMIVGGTSFLVHYRVLKGNVKFAIKDIQFQAMVIIVALFSMLIFMSGKILPLDSIFNVVSALSCTGSNTQTLPQMIAWSSYVKILILTCMVIGMAAGSTTGAIKLIRIVTILKGVYWELMKILTPEGSVIPRKISGKTVSDVEIREASSYTSIYIVFLLFGWLVLAAYGYDPLNSLFEVASAQGNVGLSMGITSPNMPEIAKIVMIFNMWVGRLEIIPVLILVRGGLELLKRS; encoded by the coding sequence ATGAAGTATTTCGGAAAGCGGGATTTTTTTGTAGTCTCAGAGTATCTGGGAGGCATAATGCAGGGAATTGGTGTAGTAGTTATCCTGCCAATTATAGTTTCTCTGATTTATGGAGAAAATAATTATATTAGTTTTATTATACCTTCGGCCATTTCCATAACCATAGGAACTCTAATAAAACAAATTGTTCCTTCTGGAGGATCCATAAGGCTAAAGCACGGAATGATAATCGCGGCCTTGGCTTGGCTATGGGCAGCTCTCATTGGTAGTTTGGTGATGATTATAGGCCTTAAAATGGGATTTATTGATGCTTATTTTGAAAATATGTCTGCCTGGACAGGTAGTGGCCTCAGCATATTTCTCGATGTTGAAATACTTCCCAAATCCATTTTATTTTTAAGAAGTCTTGAGCAGTGGATTGGAGGAGTTGGAGTAGTTATTGTGGTTATAGGAATTCTTATTCGTCCTGGAACCGCTGCATCTCGATTATACAAGTCTGAAGCTAGGGAAGAACGTATAAAACCCAGCATACCCAATACCGTGAAGACCATCTGGTGGATCTATTTATTTTATACTATTTTAGGAATTGTCCTCTATGGACTTGCTGGAATGTCCCTTTTTGATGCTATTAACAATACCATGACTAATCTCTCCACTGGAGGAATGTCCATTAAAAATGGAAATATTGGTGCCTATGGAAGCGATTTAATCACCATGATCACCATATTTTTAATGATCGTGGGTGGTACCAGTTTCCTGGTGCACTATCGGGTTTTGAAGGGAAATGTAAAATTCGCTATAAAAGATATACAGTTTCAAGCCATGGTCATTATTGTAGCATTATTTTCCATGCTTATTTTTATGAGTGGTAAAATTTTACCGCTCGATTCTATTTTTAACGTCGTTTCTGCTCTTAGTTGTACCGGGTCAAATACTCAAACTCTTCCACAAATGATAGCCTGGTCATCTTATGTTAAAATATTAATTTTAACATGTATGGTAATTGGAATGGCTGCCGGTTCAACTACTGGTGCTATTAAGCTAATAAGAATAGTTACCATCCTTAAAGGAGTTTACTGGGAATTAATGAAGATTTTAACTCCAGAAGGTTCAGTAATACCTCGTAAAATTTCAGGAAAAACTGTAAGTGACGTAGAAATTAGAGAGGCCAGTTCTTACACCTCAATATATATTGTTTTTCTTTTATTCGGTTGGTTAGTCTTGGCAGCATATGGCTACGATCCTTTGAACTCCCTTTTTGAAGTAGCATCGGCCCAGGGAAACGTTGGGTTGAGTATGGGGATTACATCCCCTAATATGCCTGAAATCGCAAAGATAGTAATGATTTTTAATATGTGGGTTGGGAGACTGGAAATTATACCTGTTCTGATATTAGTAAGAGGCGGATTAGAATTATTAAAACGCAGCTAG
- a CDS encoding TrkA family potassium uptake protein, which yields MYVVIMGGGRVGLTLASLLISDGHDVTLIENDESLCGNAAVELDALVICGNGTDIKTLEESNINNANVFVAATGNDEANLLSCILVREYNIPKIIARVSNPDHEEAFRKVGIDHVISPERTAAGYLEKLITRPKVADLIVLGSGDAEILDMTIKNKKIIGKRVGDISPTDDYIIVSIYNNGHIEIPRADMILNEGSKVSVLVKIDAVKEVTKIFTK from the coding sequence ATGTATGTAGTTATAATGGGGGGAGGTAGAGTGGGATTAACTCTAGCAAGCCTTTTAATTTCTGATGGTCACGATGTCACCCTCATTGAAAATGATGAATCATTGTGTGGTAATGCTGCGGTAGAATTAGATGCTCTGGTGATTTGTGGTAATGGAACCGACATCAAAACACTGGAAGAGTCGAATATTAACAATGCTAATGTTTTTGTGGCTGCAACCGGTAATGACGAAGCTAATTTGCTTTCATGCATTTTGGTAAGAGAATATAATATCCCCAAGATTATTGCACGAGTAAGTAACCCTGATCACGAGGAAGCCTTCCGTAAAGTAGGTATTGATCATGTTATAAGTCCGGAGCGAACTGCAGCAGGTTATCTTGAAAAACTCATAACCCGGCCTAAAGTAGCAGATTTGATTGTTTTAGGTAGTGGTGATGCCGAAATACTGGATATGACCATTAAAAATAAGAAAATAATCGGAAAACGAGTAGGGGACATTTCTCCCACAGACGATTACATTATTGTTTCTATCTACAATAACGGCCATATTGAAATTCCCCGTGCAGATATGATTTTAAATGAAGGCAGTAAAGTTTCTGTTCTAGTAAAAATAGATGCCGTAAAAGAAGTTACTAAGATTTTTACTAAATAA